A region from the Populus trichocarpa isolate Nisqually-1 chromosome 18, P.trichocarpa_v4.1, whole genome shotgun sequence genome encodes:
- the LOC7459875 gene encoding calmodulin-like protein 3, translated as MMMIITILLLIVLFLAGLINIYFYLPSRKLYAWLQSLASKNPPRTITLQVSNKGRSVTTTSVSSSSVSGPAYEKAELKSVFATFDKNGDGFITKQELRESFKNIRIFMTEKEVEEMVVKIDSNGDGLIDFEEFCILCKVVGIQDQGGDDEKEGQGDGGEGDLKEAFDVFDRDKDGLISVEELGLVLCSLGLKEGGRVEDCKEMIRKVDMDGDGMVNFDEFKRMMTRGGSKLVSVF; from the coding sequence GCCTCATTAATATTTACTTCTATTTACCCTCCAGGAAATTGTATGCATGGCTCCAATCTCTTGCCTCTAAAAACCCTCCGAGAACCATCACTCTCCAAGTCTCAAACAAAGGGAGGAGTGTTACGACTACTAGTGTCAGTAGTAGTAGTGTTAGCGGTCCTGCTTATGAAAAAGCTGAGCTAAAGAGTGTTTTTGCTACCTTCGACAAGAATGGTGATGGGTTTATAACAAAGCAAGAGTTAAGAGAGTCATTCAAGAACATAAGAATTTTTATGACAGAGAAAGAAGTGGAAGAAATGGTGGTGAAAATTGATTCCAATGGAGATGGTTTGAtagattttgaagagttttgtATCTTGTGCAAGGTAGTTGGGATTCAAGATCAAGGAGGAGATGACGAGAAAGAAGGTCAAGGAGATGGTGGGGAAGGGGATTTGAAAGAggcttttgatgtttttgataGAGATAAAGATGGTTTGATATCAGTCGAGGAGCTTGGTTTGGTCTTGTGTTCTTTGGGGTTAAAGGAAGGTGGAAGAGTGGAGGATTGCAAGGAGATGATCAGGAAGGTTGACATGGATGGTGATGGGATGGTTAATTTTGACGAGTTCAAGAGGATGATGACGAGAGGTGGAAGCAAGCTTGTTTCTGTCTTCTAA